A window of Syngnathus scovelli strain Florida unplaced genomic scaffold, RoL_Ssco_1.2 HiC_scaffold_29, whole genome shotgun sequence genomic DNA:
gaaaaggattgggaacaagtaagacgtatttaatttatttaatgggaagtagtaagagctattgaatttaatctatgtattatattctattgtattgtattctgttgtattcttttggagtgtattcacactaaccccactaaaacttcagcccacaaaaactcgcctctggcgcctagcctctggcacttagcctctaacacttagcctttaacatttagcctttaacacttagcctagaaggtgaataaatagggttaaaggttgagtgaagggccctcgttttaaactacttttttgaaaaggagtggtaacaagtaagacgtatttaatttatttaatgggaagtagtaagacttattaaatttatttaatctacttttcttcccaggcaaaatttgatgtgctgcaattccaaatttccaaagtgaatgaaggaatgaagtcctttaaattatgattttgtataaatactaggcataaacacagaatctacggcacaaaatgggcagactttacttgtttgaaaaggactggttacaagacatacttttttaatttatttaatgggaagaagagttatttagtttaattgatctatttttgttccctggcaaaattcgatttgctgcaattccaaatttccaaagtgaatgaaggaaagaagtcatttaaattatgattttgtataaatactaggcatagacacaaaatctacggcacaaaatgggcagactttacttgtttgaagaggactggttacaagacaaacttttgtgatttatttaatgggaagaagacttatttagtttatttaatctatttttgttccctggcaaaattggatttgctgaaattgtattttgccaaatcttgaattgagacctgataggaagtattaaacgcttagttaaatcgatacaagttggtaataagagcgagtaatgttggttggaccgatgaatgaaggttgaaagcaatttaaattatgactttgtataaatactagatattaacagaacatctactgcgcaaaatgggcagagtttacttgtttgagaaggagtggcttattcaaaactaagatttatttaatctgtttgttcccaagccaaattggatgtgatgcaattccaaatttcaccacatgttggtgcccaattttgacttcataggacatattaaacacttagcttgttattatgttcaaggtaatcagatttgtttattattctaatggccttttcaaaactattctggattactagtttggatctattctacattactcggcaacaacatactctgtaacagattaggcagtataatcacatatgttaacttgagagtgcccacactcaatctacttatcgtgatgtgttaaatcaattactgttagacattatttgtctgataatctaccaaatctttgaattgaagaatttgtgatttaattaatagcttgttattatgttcagggtaatcagacttgtatataattctaatggccttcttttgaaaactattctgaattacaactttggatcttatattactttgcaacaatatactcggtgacggattaggcagtataatcacatatgttaacttcagtgcccacactgtatttatttatggttatttgttaaatcaagtactgttagacatgaaataggaagtgtttaacataaatgttatggctactcaccattgtagctcgctcctggtcaatgatacttgtagctcgctcctggtcaatgatacgagcctcttcttgcagtggaaaacttacagccaacaaacaccgtggaacctaaaggaaggaaattaaacattaacatttagcctcaaccaacatttacagatgtaacgcaacgcaaactacacaaacgtaaatctttttaaacctaatgagttgtacttaccgtgtacgctctagacggtccacttgcaagcagaaaataaagatatttctgttgatagtcgtcgtgtttgtatccgttgtctcgctcaaggccattgcgcccacagatttgaattttggcgacagttcagcctattgacgtcatttccgcggtgtaatatgtcaggcaggggacaagacggaggacccggatgcagagtcgtttctttctgggatttattccagcaagcacactgagcaaaagtacaaatcaaatcgcctcttgcgagggaaaacacgtggcaaaaagtacaaacaaaaggtgtcgcactgaggcgagtcaaaaggctaaaagtacaaatcaaaacgcctcttacgagggaaaacacgtagcaaaaagtaccaaccaaaggcgtcgcactggggcgagacaaaaaggcgatggggaccaaggcacaaacaaaagcgtcgctcggtggcaagacaaaaaggagggttcttacagagagctcggacatcaagggatcgctggtggtcgggacgaggcaagacacactggcacaagacaagggaaagacacggactaaatacacacaaaagggcggggacacaggtgatgacaattagtgtcaattacgcaggtgcacacaatcgggatcagggaagacaagacaaccaaacaccgaggaaggaaacacgaactgaaacggaagggatgacaaaataaaaccggaagtaaagttacgacaatcgacgagacaaaaaactggaaaaataaacgcgaccgcatgacagaacccccccctagggccggatcccagacggcccaggagccccagggtgagccgcataaaagtcatcaaacagtcccgggtccaaaatataactaggcggcacccattgccgctcctccggcccataaccctcccagtccaccaggtactgccagccccggcctcttctgcgcacatccaatagttgttttacggtgtagaccgtcccacctcccacagtccgcggaggcggcgcaggatccggcaccaatggactgtccaccaccggcttgaccttcccgacgtgaaaggtggggtggactgcaagggacctgggcaagcggagacgcaccgcggccgggtgcacgaccttggcgatggggaacggacccacaaagcgaggcgccagtttcctggagtccccccggtggggaagatccttggcggacagccagacccgttgacctcgctggtacacgggcgccggacgtctcctccggtcagccatccgcttgacccggtccccctgtcggaccagcgtggcccgagccgccgcccagacgcgatggcagcggcgcaccaaggcgtgggccgaagtcaccgtcacctccggctcactgtcagggaagactgggggctggtagccatacacacacttgaatggggacatacctgtggccgtggtaggcagggagttgtgggcatactccacccaggagaggttcttgctccatgaggaggggttctgggagaccaggcagcggagacttgtctccaactgctggttgacccgttccgtctgcccgttcgcctccggatgataacctgacgtgagactcacggttgcccctatgagcctgcaaaactccctccaaaacctggatacgaattggggccccctatcggagacaatgtctttcgggaacccatgaacccggaatatgtggtccatcattactatggctgttcgtctagcggacgggagcttgggcaaggcgataaagtgagccatctttgagaatctgtcttctactgtgagtatggtggtccgcccatgcgagaccggaagtccggtgacgaaatccatggatatctctgcccatggacgcgaaggaatgggtaggggatgcagcaaccccatacgggcgccgtgggagttcttgttccgggcgcagacgggacaggctgccacgtattctttgatgtcagccctcatggagggccaccagaatcgctgctggatgacaaacagggttctgcgcatgcctggatgacaagagagtctggaggtgtgagcccaatggatgacttgggatcggaattgatctggggaataaatcaaaatatcggccAAATATCCatatacaaaacggtccaaacagtctctcaaaacatcattgatcatggcctgaaacacagcgggagcattggtgagaccaaatggcatgaccaagtattcgaagtgtcctcgatgggtgttgaaccctgtcttccattcgtccccttcccggatgcgcactagatggtatgcgttgcgcaaatctaactttgtaaacacccgggcttgctgtagttggtcgaacacggtcgacatcagtgggagcggataccggttcttgattgtgatctgattgagaggactataatcaatacagggacgtagggtgccgtccttcttgcccacgaaaaagaaccccgcccccgcaggcgacgatgatggtcgaatcagtcctgcttgcagggaggagtctatatattcgttcatggcttgcttttcaggtcccgaaagagaataaagcctccccttaggtatagtcgaacccggcaggagttcaatggcgcaatcatacggacggtggggaggtagggaggtagccttggccttgctgaatacctcggcccatgggtggtaacacgcagggaccccggttaagtcgggggtttgcgcgtcccgagcaggaggcacagcgcgcgggttagacctgacacaggaatcatgacagtcgggcccccatcccgttatttcccctgatccccagtctatgacggggttgtggcgttgaagccatggatacccgagaatgagagggttcattggagaggtcacgacatgtagccttatattctcctggtggggacctatcgacaacgagactggttctgttatgtgagttatttcaaaaagtgcctgtccattgagtgccttagctttcacgggggtgttcatcagctcagtctttaccccccaccggcgagcaaatgcccagtctatcaggctttcatctgctcctgagtctattagtatttcgagttctatttctcttcccaactgtgtaatcctgcccttgggaagcactcgctccggggacggagccgcagagaaggcgctcaccttcagggtcctcctcgctggacaggagagaaggaggtgtccgagctcaccgcagtagtagcatcttccctctcggcgtcgccgtaacttctcctcctcggtcaacttagctctgcccaactgcatcggttctggctcctggcgctgccgatccccgtccagcctggagtggtgaacgtcagggccggctactgggacgaaggcgggggtgttcctgcttcggtgcttcctccactcttgcacccggttgtcagtgcggatagccagagcgatgagggcgtcgaggtcggtgggaaggtctaaggggattagctgatcctgtatggacctagagaggccccggaggaagatgtcatatagtgccgtcacgttccaaccgcactccgcggccagcgtgcggaaccggatggcgtagtccccgacggtgtcttgtccctggactatctgacagagttggcgagtcttttctcggtcagcggagattggatcgaacaccgttcgcagagccttgatgaaagcggggagagagtgacaggagacggaatccctggcccattccgcggtggcccacgtgcgggcccttcccgtcaggtatgaaaccatgtaggccaccttggagcgctcggtggggaactctgctggggccctctcaaaatgcatcccgcattctgtaataaatgcccggctaaggccgggttccccagagtagcgctctggaggagccagtctggcaccgccggtcatgggagctatggcaaggggagtgactgaggaagcagcgggtgtactggaagtcgctgctggtcccgcgttcaagagcgagagcacgtcctgcatttgctggcccagctgtgctacttgggtggcgaccgctcctctgaattcttcttgacacttagcgattcctcggatttctttccccaagtcgcccacttgcttctggtgctgggcgagctgtgaggcatgggaacgcactgcggcgcacaggtgctccgactctgccgagtccatgactggccagtgtgtactgtcaggcaggggacaagacggaggacccggatgcagagtcgtttctttctgggatttattccagcaagcacactgagcaaaagtacaaatcaaatcgcctcttgcgagggaaaacacgtggcaaaaagtacaaacaaaaggtgtcgcactgaggcgagtcaaaaggctaaaagtacaaatcaaaacgcctcttacgagggaaaacacgtagcaaaaagtaccaaccaaaggcgtcgcactggggcgagacaaaaaggcgatggggaccaaggcacaaacaaaagcgtcgctcggtggcgagacaaaaaggagggttcttacagagagctcggacatcaagggatcgctggtggtcgggacgaggcaagacacactggcacaagacaagggaaagacatggactaaatacacacaaaagggcggggacacaggtgatgacaattagtgtcaattacgcaggtgcacacaatcgggatcagggaagacaagacaaccaaacaccgaggaaggaaacacgaactgaaacggaagggatgacaaaataaaaccggaagtaaagttacgacaatcgacgagacaaaaaactggaaaaataaacgcgaccacaTGACATAATACccacatatctgaaacggcaaagttaagagtagagttaaataaagtttttaatcaacgcaatcatttacaaccgttgaccagtcgaaataatcgtcgaaattcgacgttccccccaaacgccacactcactcgctttacagggcaacaaaagtacttctttttaaaaacgatgagttgtacttaccgtgtacgctctggacggtccagttgcaagcagaaaataaaaatatttctctcgttagtcgtatgttaccatccgctgtgtctttgtcaacatcgccattttcctacttcctgttgcgagccacgcccacggatttaaattctggcggaagagcccgcccattggcgtcgttttcgcgtatagcaaatccgattggttgggaagggggcgcggttatgcagccgaggggtcctgtgatcggtgggatgtaaagtaggcgtcgacgtcacgtccgcgtcacgtgaccacgacgtggcagacgtcatatagaaaccgctgttttgtttagtagacttaaagttgttatgcattgacataatggcgcacattccaaatggatttgaataaattaaataattcttctgcccactcccttttaaacaagttaactctccccgcggatttgaattccggcggaagtttcgcccatcgacgtcacgtctgtcacgtgaccacaacgtggcagatgtcatatagcaaccgctgttttgtttagtagatttacagttgttatgcattggcataatgatgtgcactcaaaatagatttaaataaattaaatatttcttctgcccactcccttttaaacaagttaactctgcccacggattctaatttcggaggaaggtccgtccattgatgtcttgtctgcgtcacttgaccacgtagcgacgtcatatagtaaccgctgttttgatcagtagacttagttattatgcgttgacataatggcgcactggttagcatgtccacctcttaagcatgatgttgcaggttcgacgcctgatcaatgttagccatggagtgagctgaagtgcatggcgctgaagatttgaatctttgaaatgcgctgaggtctgacatatcaggcagaatggtttgccatcacgttcaacaaaaaatagaaactgtcccactctgataaaaacgtcctgtgttcatctaaatattgccgttttgctgtgcatcttttccctgccattttgagagcccaattgacactaatagtttactggaatgtgtttgcccatcctactttgtggaatttcaccacatgcgcttttgaccaaaataccaaattgaactcaagtgaagccaacacgcacaacccctccccccacaccccacacacacacacacaaatgttgatatgaacataaaagggccgcatgaatccaagcaaagagccgcatgcggttcaggaattgcggcttggccaaacctgtacaactttatttgtataaaattttcacaacagctgtcacacaaacaaagcgggaaaaaacgaagacgtgcgtgttccgcccacgctggatttatttgcacctttgaaaagacaccgtattgccgcagatgtggcaaagagtacttttgggcatctgagacggaaggatgtccaaagcatcacgtcacctgctctggtcggcatggtggtgggacgttgaggtcaaccgctttggggttggctgaatctttggtcgcaggatgccacacacttgaagacagaagcagaaaagcagagctaaatgcaaaatgtactcaccggtgactccaatttttttcccccctgaagaaatggatggacgggtggccccggctggccggtgggactcttgttattctgaccctttttagtgcgcgtttggggcaacaaccgttttttgtggcgctctcttctggttcaagagtgccctgcatgtgaatttgcctttcctgccttctgattggatgagcgccagtgtgacgcggtgcctctgtcaccgtggcggggggtatacgtcggcatcggagcgtctgccaacgtctgagaccggctgacagtgtatcggaggtgtcgagtgcggtgccgctggagctcactcaccagctggtgttagggccacagaatgaaggccaaggagaagactagaaagagaaacagaaacttctcctccaattgtttgatttgtctcttctgagcttcgatgaattctttcagctctttgttcctctaggacggacaaatggaaagtggccttcaaaagccagtaagcgtgcaagtaagtgccgagctggctttgggcccttacctgttgcgcgctgtgcagcagatccattctatcttggaggatgcaagcgtcgcgctccctcaactcgcacatcagggctcgcttccattggtccacggcgctcctaagctcttctctctgatccgccgtcagcacgtcattcacggcagcgtggctggctttttcgccgtccgtggcggggcagtcccgctgcggtagcgcctcgtacaacatggcctccagctccaggatcctctgggccgcaatcctcgtccatcagtggtccggcgggagatttgagggtggcttaccttatgagcctggtccatggaacgcttcctgaagtccaactcttcatccaggtagcccttctgcttacagaacatatcctagcacagctcaaagtcagaattgttggggcacattgccggagttccccttggctgatgtcgcgtgtctgtctaccttctcactttcaatgtccatcaTTTCCTGTAaattgctgacttggtcactttgatgtattctaaccactgaggaaaggctgctgtcacataagcagaatgcgagagcgtgcgtggacgtgcgcgttaccttctcggctagggtgagaagggtcctggcgtgaatcacgaccacctgctcctcgttggtgagattctgcaagagcccaaaggcacagcgtcaataagcttctttcagcgcaaagccttccaaaagtcacatttgagccgccgagtctcgtggagtgcgaacataaggagttcgacatacacttacggcgttatcgcccaggatgtccagcttcttcatcagatcactgatgacgatgtccgggggaaaggcgcaaggagcaatgtaaggtgttctgggacctcgggttaaggttagggttgcgagggacgccttacgtacgctcacgccctcggcctcgcagtagatctgcaaagggctgaggccgtctgggaaacggacttgcagaaacttcaagacgggggagcgccactccctctcctgaaaggcagaggcatgcatccgtccgtccgtccgtctgtcacatctctggcctcaacacgcttgtgcgagtcttcccacctccagctccaggatgcggaactcaagcagttcgttttggtctcggatatcctggatgtgctctttcagacgcgcttcttccgcctccatccgcctgacctgaaaagacctcATCtgtggggcttcccgacgggtgtgacgccaagcgactccgcccagcgcctttctttccgtcaccttttcggccaactgctgattgctctgacgcagcagctgcttctcctccacccacttgacattctagaagagacaaacgcgtggacagctttggaatgttgtgtcattttcatccacaaattctttggttgactggaaaacgaCATTTgcctttctccgcattttcccagccacgttcaggggggggggttggtccagtaatgccagacgaatgagtgactgaagaatgtagctattttgtctgagaaaaaggtgtgctcattgatgaccttacctgtccttgttgcttcagcgctgactccagatctgctactctgctttgatagtgacccatttctaccatcagcttttctctggtctgaaaggaggaggagggaggctcctcctcctcctttcagaccagagaacacccgaggctgggtgagaacggggaggctgcgacccggccgggggttgcgggaaggggcgccaccttgatctccttctcggcgtcgtagtcccctccgctggtctgggctagcagagcgtaggctcgttgcagcgcttgatattcttgcgtcagctggcggtagcgaagctccgcctcctcatgcacacaccaatgcaacacagcactagtaccagaatcagtcagaccggcgacaaagcacccgcgacgcaaagacgagtctgattccaggctgaagaggaatgtttggcgccaatacgctggcagaaatggcgggctacctcttcgggttccgtgtcgggggttctgtcggtgtgaaaagacaaggacgatccgtccgagtccaccaacacgtcttcgtcgtagccgtaaaatgtttcgatgacctgcgggcgcggaagcaaacatctctctgaacaaactgaagcgacacctcacgatgaatcgacgagaggaacgatagcgagaaaaaggccatttcatcttgcgcaacaccaagcagccgcaaacaaacagactcaccttgcaggacctcac
This region includes:
- the LOC125993452 gene encoding janus kinase and microtubule-interacting protein 3-like is translated as MLYEALPQRDCPATDGEKASHAAVNDVLTADQREELRSAVDQWKRALMCELRERDACILQDRMDLLHSAQQRNKELKEFIEAQKRQIKQLEEKFLFLFLVFSLAFILWP